The region ACAgtgtaaaacaaaaatagtatttCCGTGTTTCACATATTTGTTACCCAGAATATCTGGGAAACAATCATTTGCaagatatcatttatttacaCTTAATTTTTCCAACACTGAACGCACTTTCAAAAGTCAGTCTGATCGTAAGCATTTATTCAGTGAACCATCCCCAACACATAATCCACCTAAAAAGCAAGATCTGCACagtgttgaattgtataaaattttaaatgtttacaccATGTGAATGCTCTTACATGACCTGTGATTACACATTTATCTGtaagaagttaaaagtagaaaatactttgacaaattaccaatatttaatttcttggtgtttttctttttaaaggtaggaaaataaaaatctttagattaCAGCGAGCCTTTACTATCATAGCTTTAAAATATCGGAAAAGAAGTTTCAGAAATATCCTGTTCTGTGTTCAGTTAGAATAGTTCTAGTTATGATATAGTGTAACATTGATTCCAACTTGATTGTTTACTGTATCAGGAAGTATTTACCTGAAGCTCTTAGGGTGgcggttttttgttttttgtcctgtTCTATAACCTTAGCatgtttaaaattagattttgcaTACATTGAGCAAAGTTAAGCACTccaagtatttattttgttaatgtgccTATCTGCAGTATAAATCAGCTGTGCCTTTGCTTCAAGCTATACTCAACCTCATTATAAACACCTATTACATTCCTTCCTTATACAGTAATGAGACTTCTTGCAGTCTGATCTTCAGCACTGAATTTAGTTTAAGAGTCTAGCATGTCTTTATGGGCTGCAAGCTctaacttttttcccccttcagatGGTTTAGCCAGTTAAGAAAATGCTAATTGAACActgctaataatttttttaaaggcatgtaTAAATTACCTGGAAATAATGGCCTCGTGGAGAGCAGCTGACTagccttgaaaaatatttttattttctttcccagcAGAGGGACTACATGtttttacagggttttttttttttttttaaatcacatttctcTACTAAAACCAGTGCCCaattattctttttccaaaacccaaaaagaagaaatatggagACTTCTTAGCAACCGCGTTTGTCGATGTTACAGCCGCAGATTATTTCCGGAGACACAAAGTTGAGGATGTTTTGTGCTCACATTGAACTGTGCAGGGTAACAAAGGGCGGATTTGCAGCTGTCATTTGTCTCTGTTCAGACTGATTTGTTGTTGTCACTCCATCTGTAAGTTGACAAAAAGCAGTTACGAGTCAGTCATACGGAGGCCAGCATGTCCAGCCTGAGTAATTACCGAGCGTTACCTTTCATCCCGGCTCCCCAAAAACGAGGAGCGAGGAATGTGCTCGCGCGCGGGTTCCTCGCTCCTGTATGGCTATTTATTTGATCAGGTGTGAATTAGAATTGTTCATTAAATGTGGTTGTTATTCGGCACAAGAGGGTACGAGGAGTCAGGAAGTAGCTGCCTACAACAGTAATTAAACATGTGTAACCAATTAGAGGGTTTTCCACTATGGCTCAAGCATATAATTTGCCAAGTCTTTCTATGAGAATAGATGAAAATAGGTACAAAAAGTGTGTCTGACTACAACATTCTCATGTTAAACATGTCAACATAAatgaactttaaatatataatttctagtTTGTTAACAAACCACCGAACTCGATTGGCTAATCACAACAACATataattttggtttgttttgccaAGAAATATTACATCTGACAGAGCCAATTAATTGTATTAAACATGATTAATTTTAGGCCCAGACTATATTAATGATATTCATTTGGCAAATCCTAAAACGTAGAATTGTGCCCTGTCTGCGAGGAAAGTACAAAGGGCCGAGAAGATTCGGGATTGATTGCTTGATCGAACCAGGGGTCAGAGAGATGATTTTTCTGAGCAAGGCCGTAAGAAGTGCTTATATTCTCTTTGTTACAGTTACAGATGAAAGTATTCAGATGAAGTTTCATATGTGAAATAAATGCCCATTGATTTGAAAGGTTCTAGAGAATGACTATTAAATGTGTCACGTCTCCGCGCCGCATAAAGACAATAAATCTCATGGCCCAAGCCTGCGTGAGTCGCCGCGGCTGGCTCCCCTGTCAGGTGCTGACGTGAGTTTGAAAGGTTACAGATTAGTTTAGCAATGTTAAGTGAACTGGCAAAGGCATCTCTAATTTTGCTGGAAATGAGGAAGCCCGATGGTAGGGGGAATCCTAATGAGCCCGTCGAAAGCTGGCTTTGTACCCAACAGACAGGGTGGCTGCAGATTGTATGAAAATATTGGGAATCAATGGCTTCTATGGAATTTCATTAAGAAGCAGTATCCACAATTGATAGAGCCTCATAATTTGATGGATTGTGCTGAGAAAATGATTAGCCAGCTAGAAAGAGTCATAGAATACACACTCTGGGACGTCAGGAACGTTGAAGTGGGGTAAtttgtacaaaataaaaaatattgattttactTATGTGCAGAATTTTGAAATTGAGGTGGTTGTCTCGGGAGCCTGTGGCTGACCTAATCTCTTGGTTTTTGCAGCCGTCCCCGGGGACGGGGCCGACGATGGGGACAGTGGGAGCGAGGGCAGGAGTGGAAGTGAAGAGACAAACGTGTGCGAGAAGTGCTGTGCCGAGTTCTTCAAGTGGTCAGACTTCCTGGAGCACAAGAAGAGCTGCACGAAGAACCCGCTGGTGCTGATAGTGAATGAAGATGAGCCAGCGCCGCCGTCCGAGGAGTTTCCAGAACCTTCCCCGGCCAGCTCTCCCAGCGACCAGACGGAGAGCGAGGTGGCCGAGGAACCGGCCCCCACGGAGAGCGGCGAGGGCAGTGAGGTGAGGGccccagagaaggaggaggagcccATGGAAGCCGAGCCCTCTGGAGACAAAGGCTTCCAGAACCCAGGCCCCTCGCACACAGGGAAGCCGCCTCTACCTCAGATCCCTGAGCCGGCCCCGGTGGCCGCCTACGGCATGCCAAACACCAACGTGACGCTGGAGACCCTCCTGAGCACCAAGGTGGCGGTGGCCCAGTTCTCCCAGAACGCCAGGGCCGCAGGCAGCGTGGGCTCTGGCGGCGGGGTGACAGCGGTCGCCATCCCCATGATCCTGGAGCAGCTGATGGcgctgcagcagcagcagatcCACCAGCTGCAGCTCATCGAGCAGATCCGCAGCCAGGTGGCCATGATGAACCGCCAGCCCCTGCGGCCGCCACTGAACCCCACAGCCGCCTCCGGGGCTCCTGGGGCCCCGGTGCCCACCACCAGCCAGCTCCAGGGGCTGACCACGCATCCGGCCCTGCAGCTCTCGGGCGgggcccccgccgcgcccgccgcccccggccccgctgcCCCGCCCGCCGCCTACGAGGGCGCCGCGCACCTGTCCCAGCCCGCCTCGGGGGCCAGCGCCCCGCACGCGCCCAGCGGGGGGCCCGCTGTCCCTGCTGAGGCGGGTGGCCCTGCGTCCTCCAGCGCGGCCCCGGCCGCTGCCGCCCCAGCCCTGGCGGCCACCGGCTCGTCCGGCGGCAACTCCCAGCCGCAGAACGCCTCCACGCCGCCCGCCCTGGGGCCGGGGCCCCTCCTCGGCTCAGCACCCAGCCTGCCAAACCCACTTCTACCTCAGACCTCCGCCAGCAGCGTCATCTTCCCCAACCCGCTGGTGAGCATCGCGGCCACCGCCAACGCGCTTGACCCCCTGTCGGCCCTCATGAAGCACCGAAAGGGCAAGCCCCCAAACGTGTCGGTGTTCGAGCCCAAGGCCAACGCCGAGGACCCGTTCTTCAAGCACAAGTGCAGGTTCTGTGCCAAGGTGTTCGGGAGCGACAGCGCCCTGCAGATCCACCTGCGCTCCCACACGGGTGAGAGGCCCTTCAAGTGCAACGTCTGCGGGAACCGCTTCTCCACCAAGGGCAACCTGAAGGTGCACTTTCAGAGGCACAAGGAGAAGTACCCACACATCCAGATGAACCCGTACCCCGTCCCAGAGTACCTGGACAATGTGCCCACCTGCTCCGGAATCCCCTACGGGATGTCGCTGCCTCCAGAGAAGCCGGTGACCACCTGGCTGGACAGCAAGCCCGTGTTGCCCACAGTGCCCACATCGGTGGGGCTGCAGCTCCCACCCACCATCCCTGGCGTGGGCAGCTATGTGGACTCGCCCAGCCTCACCCCTGCCAGCCGCTCCCCACAGCGGCCCTCACCCACGTCGAGCGAATGCACCTCTTTGTCCCCTGGCCTCAACAGCTGTGAGTCGGGCGTCCCTGGGACTGCCGAGTCCCCGCAGCCAGTGCTTGGTGGGTCTTCTCTGACCAAAACTGAGCCCGTGAGCCTGCCCGGCGCCAATAGCAGGGCAGGGGACATCCCTCCCAGTGGGCAGGTCTCCAGCACTGTGTCCACAGCGGCGGCAGCCCTCACAGACAGCAGCATCTCCACGGGCCTCTGCAGCCCGGTCCTGCCAGCCAGCTCGGACCAGTTCAAGGCGAAGTTTCCCTTCGGGGGGCTGCTGGACTCCATGCAGACGTCAGAGACCTCCAAGCTGCAACAGCTGGTGGAGAACATCGACAAGAAGATGACGGACCCCAACCAGTGCGTCATCTGCCACCGCGTGCTGAGCTGTCAGAGCGCCCTGAAGATGCACTACCGGACACACACGGGGGAGAGGCCGTTCAAGTGCAAGATCTGCGGGCGTGCCTTCACCACCAAGGGCAACCTGAAGACACACTTCGGGGTGCACCGGGCCAAGCCACCCCTGCGCGTGCAGCACTCGTGCCCCATCTGCCAGAAGAAGTTCACCAACGCCGTGGTGCTGCAGCAGCATATCCGCATGCACATGGGGGGGCAGATTCCTAACACGCCACTGCCAGAGGGCTTCCAGGACGCCATGGACGCTGAGCTGCCTTACGACGACAAGGCGGCAGAGGCCCTCAGCGGCTACGATGATGACGCGGACGAGAACTCCATGGAGGACGACGCCGAGCTACGGGAGCCGGCCAGCGACCCGCCCAAGCCACTCCTGGCCTACTCCGGCTCCTGCCCGCCCTCGCCACCCTCCGTCATCTCCAGCATCGCCGCCCTAGAGAACCAGATGAAGATGATGGACTCGGTCATGAGCTGCCCACAGCTCACCACCCTCAAGTCTGTGGAGAACGGGTCCGGTGAGAGCGACCACCTGAGCAATGACTCGTCGTCAGCCGTGGGTGATCTGGAGAGCCGGAGCGCGGGCAGCCCGGCGCTGTCCGAGTCCTCGTCCTCCATGCACGCCCTGTCGCCCATGAACAGCAACAGCGAGAGCTTGCCCTCCAAGTCCCCGGGCCTCAGCAACCAGGAGGAGCCCCCGGAGATGGCCCTAAAGACCGAGAGGCCGGACAGCCCTCCCCCCGCACCCGAAAACGGGGGTGCGCTGGACCTCACGGCGGCCCCGCCCGGCCGGCCAGCCATCAAGGAGGAGGCCCCCTTTAGCCTGCTGTTCCTGAGCAGAGAACGGGGTAAGTGTCCCAGCACTGTGTGTCGTGTCTGTGGCAAGCCTTTTGCTTGCAGGAGCGCGTTGGAGATCCACCACCGCAGCCACACTAAGGAGCGCCCGTTTCTCTGTGCGCTCTGCGGGCGCGGGTGCTCCACTATGGGTAATTTAAAACAGCACTTACTGACGCACACGTTGAGCGAGCCGCGTTCTCAGTCCTGTGACCCCGACTCTGCCCTAGGTCCCAGCCAAAGCACTCCTAGCCTGGTTGCCAGCTCCACGCCCACCCTGATCAAAATGGAAGTGAATGGGCACAGCAAGGCCCTCGCGCTGGGCGAGGGCCCGCCGCTGCCAGCCACGGTGCAGGTGCCCCCAGGGCCTCAGGCGGTGATGAGCCCCAGCCTCGCGCCCATGCTGGCCCCCCCGCCACGCCGGACACCCAAGCAGCACAACTGCCAGTCATGTGGGAAGACCTTCTCCTCGGCCAGCGCCCTCCAGATTCACGAGCGTACACACACCGGGGAGAAGCCCTTCGGCTGCACCATCTGCGGGAGGGCATTCACCACGAAGGGCAACCTCAAGGTAAGGCCCGGGCTTGTGCCCCCGCAGCCCCAGGGAGTCGGCCCCAGAgcttctccccaccctgcccccagtgATATGCTGCAGGCCAGCCTTTTGCTGAGGTCCTGGCCAAGGAGGACATGCTGAGGTCCCGGCTCAGGTGGACATGCTGAGGTCCTGGCTGGGGACAGAGATGTGCggggggagcccagggaggagagCGCAGTGTGTGCTGCCCACGGCACCTTCAGAGTCTG is a window of Vulpes lagopus strain Blue_001 chromosome 24, ASM1834538v1, whole genome shotgun sequence DNA encoding:
- the SALL3 gene encoding sal-like protein 3 isoform X2, producing MSRRKQAKPQHLKSDEELPPPDGAPEHAVPGDGADDGDSGSEGRSGSEETNVCEKCCAEFFKWSDFLEHKKSCTKNPLVLIVNEDEPAPPSEEFPEPSPASSPSDQTESEVAEEPAPTESGEGSEVRAPEKEEEPMEAEPSGDKGFQNPGPSHTGKPPLPQIPEPAPVAAYGMPNTNVTLETLLSTKVAVAQFSQNARAAGSVGSGGGVTAVAIPMILEQLMALQQQQIHQLQLIEQIRSQVAMMNRQPLRPPLNPTAASGAPGAPVPTTSQLQGLTTHPALQLSGGAPAAPAAPGPAAPPAAYEGAAHLSQPASGASAPHAPSGGPAVPAEAGGPASSSAAPAAAAPALAATGSSGGNSQPQNASTPPALGPGPLLGSAPSLPNPLLPQTSASSVIFPNPLVSIAATANALDPLSALMKHRKGKPPNVSVFEPKANAEDPFFKHKCRFCAKVFGSDSALQIHLRSHTGERPFKCNVCGNRFSTKGNLKVHFQRHKEKYPHIQMNPYPVPEYLDNVPTCSGIPYGMSLPPEKPVTTWLDSKPVLPTVPTSVGLQLPPTIPGVGSYVDSPSLTPASRSPQRPSPTSSECTSLSPGLNSCESGVPGTAESPQPVLGGSSLTKTEPVSLPGANSRAGDIPPSGQVSSTVSTAAAALTDSSISTGLCSPVLPASSDQFKAKFPFGGLLDSMQTSETSKLQQLVENIDKKMTDPNQCVICHRVLSCQSALKMHYRTHTGERPFKCKICGRAFTTKGNLKTHFGVHRAKPPLRVQHSCPICQKKFTNAVVLQQHIRMHMGGQIPNTPLPEGFQDAMDAELPYDDKAAEALSGYDDDADENSMEDDAELREPASDPPKPLLAYSGSCPPSPPSVISSIAALENQMKMMDSVMSCPQLTTLKSVENGSGESDHLSNDSSSAVGDLESRSAGSPALSESSSSMHALSPMNSNSESLPSKSPGLSNQEEPPEMALKTERPDSPPPAPENGGALDLTAAPPGRPAIKEEAPFSLLFLSRERGPSQSTPSLVASSTPTLIKMEVNGHSKALALGEGPPLPATVQVPPGPQAVMSPSLAPMLAPPPRRTPKQHNCQSCGKTFSSASALQIHERTHTGEKPFGCTICGRAFTTKGNLKVHMGTHMWNNAPARRGRRLSVENPMALLGGDALKFSEMFQKDLAARAMNVDPSFWNQYAAAITNGLAMKNNEISVIQNGGIPQLPVSLGGSAIPPLGSLAAGMDKARTGSSPPIVGLDKANSETGASRPFTRFIEDNKEIGIN
- the SALL3 gene encoding sal-like protein 3 isoform X1 — its product is MSRRKQAKPQHLKSDEELPPPDGAPEHAVPGDGADDGDSGSEGRSGSEETNVCEKCCAEFFKWSDFLEHKKSCTKNPLVLIVNEDEPAPPSEEFPEPSPASSPSDQTESEVAEEPAPTESGEGSEVRAPEKEEEPMEAEPSGDKGFQNPGPSHTGKPPLPQIPEPAPVAAYGMPNTNVTLETLLSTKVAVAQFSQNARAAGSVGSGGGVTAVAIPMILEQLMALQQQQIHQLQLIEQIRSQVAMMNRQPLRPPLNPTAASGAPGAPVPTTSQLQGLTTHPALQLSGGAPAAPAAPGPAAPPAAYEGAAHLSQPASGASAPHAPSGGPAVPAEAGGPASSSAAPAAAAPALAATGSSGGNSQPQNASTPPALGPGPLLGSAPSLPNPLLPQTSASSVIFPNPLVSIAATANALDPLSALMKHRKGKPPNVSVFEPKANAEDPFFKHKCRFCAKVFGSDSALQIHLRSHTGERPFKCNVCGNRFSTKGNLKVHFQRHKEKYPHIQMNPYPVPEYLDNVPTCSGIPYGMSLPPEKPVTTWLDSKPVLPTVPTSVGLQLPPTIPGVGSYVDSPSLTPASRSPQRPSPTSSECTSLSPGLNSCESGVPGTAESPQPVLGGSSLTKTEPVSLPGANSRAGDIPPSGQVSSTVSTAAAALTDSSISTGLCSPVLPASSDQFKAKFPFGGLLDSMQTSETSKLQQLVENIDKKMTDPNQCVICHRVLSCQSALKMHYRTHTGERPFKCKICGRAFTTKGNLKTHFGVHRAKPPLRVQHSCPICQKKFTNAVVLQQHIRMHMGGQIPNTPLPEGFQDAMDAELPYDDKAAEALSGYDDDADENSMEDDAELREPASDPPKPLLAYSGSCPPSPPSVISSIAALENQMKMMDSVMSCPQLTTLKSVENGSGESDHLSNDSSSAVGDLESRSAGSPALSESSSSMHALSPMNSNSESLPSKSPGLSNQEEPPEMALKTERPDSPPPAPENGGALDLTAAPPGRPAIKEEAPFSLLFLSRERGKCPSTVCRVCGKPFACRSALEIHHRSHTKERPFLCALCGRGCSTMGNLKQHLLTHTLSEPRSQSCDPDSALGPSQSTPSLVASSTPTLIKMEVNGHSKALALGEGPPLPATVQVPPGPQAVMSPSLAPMLAPPPRRTPKQHNCQSCGKTFSSASALQIHERTHTGEKPFGCTICGRAFTTKGNLKVHMGTHMWNNAPARRGRRLSVENPMALLGGDALKFSEMFQKDLAARAMNVDPSFWNQYAAAITNGLAMKNNEISVIQNGGIPQLPVSLGGSAIPPLGSLAAGMDKARTGSSPPIVGLDKANSETGASRPFTRFIEDNKEIGIN